A DNA window from Mesorhizobium sp. C432A contains the following coding sequences:
- a CDS encoding TadE/TadG family type IV pilus assembly protein — MSAERIGSRWRRDCSGAAGLEFALIAPFLVMLLFGIFAFGWAMNAVSTVRYTLETSSRALQLNNTLSQSDIQAIATQKLVNLGLKNVIVTIATDPASGGFKMAHLTASYAFVIAFPYFDQYPINYATTVTVPLVAS, encoded by the coding sequence GTGTCCGCTGAAAGGATCGGATCCAGGTGGCGCCGTGACTGCTCCGGCGCAGCCGGGCTGGAATTCGCCTTGATCGCGCCTTTCCTGGTGATGCTTTTGTTCGGAATCTTCGCCTTCGGCTGGGCCATGAATGCCGTGTCGACCGTCCGCTATACACTGGAAACCTCTTCCCGGGCGCTGCAGCTGAACAACACGCTTTCGCAGAGCGACATCCAGGCCATCGCCACGCAGAAATTGGTGAACCTGGGTCTGAAGAACGTCATTGTGACGATCGCGACCGACCCTGCCAGCGGCGGTTTCAAGATGGCGCATCTGACCGCCAGCTATGCCTTCGTCATCGCTTTCCCGTATTTCGACCAGTATCCGATAAATTACGCCACGACCGTCACGGTGCCCCTGGTTGCCAGCTAG
- a CDS encoding FAD-binding oxidoreductase has product MSVPTMRQRRWAQKTRDIVLCRRVIDETHDVKTFVLTSAAGRMFCFSAGQYVLVHLRINGAAITRAYSVSSPPTRRLDLQITVKRTQGGLTSNWIHDHLTPGSEIEMKGRSVRSIWINCRRRNLFSFRAGAA; this is encoded by the coding sequence ATGTCGGTGCCCACCATGCGTCAGCGGCGATGGGCACAAAAGACGCGAGATATAGTGCTCTGCCGTCGCGTGATCGACGAGACGCACGATGTGAAAACATTTGTTCTCACATCTGCCGCTGGTCGGATGTTCTGCTTCAGCGCGGGCCAGTATGTTCTCGTGCACCTCAGGATCAACGGCGCCGCAATAACGCGCGCCTACTCGGTATCGTCACCGCCGACGCGACGGCTTGATCTTCAGATCACCGTGAAGCGAACGCAGGGCGGGCTCACTTCCAACTGGATCCATGACCATTTGACGCCGGGCAGCGAGATCGAGATGAAGGGCCGCTCGGTTCGTTCAATCTGGATAAATTGCCGTCGGAGAAACCTGTTTTCCTTTCGGGCGGGAGCGGCGTGA
- a CDS encoding SOS response-associated peptidase family protein: protein MYQPGPARFSFAGLWAYNSNLDITNCTIITEPAADAMLQLHDRQPLKCRKRWSSV, encoded by the coding sequence ATCTACCAGCCAGGCCCCGCGCGTTTCTCGTTCGCCGGGCTTTGGGCTTACAATTCCAATCTCGACATAACCAACTGCACAATCATCACAGAGCCTGCCGCAGACGCGATGTTGCAGTTGCATGATCGGCAGCCTCTCAAATGTCGAAAGAGATGGAGCAGCGTGTAA
- a CDS encoding 2Fe-2S iron-sulfur cluster-binding protein, which yields MEHRCAPGETLLDAARNCGIYIPACQQGVCGTCRIAKLSGEVAMDDLGGLNAEEKSAGYVLACCSRPRGTVLLDA from the coding sequence GTGGAGCATCGCTGCGCGCCCGGAGAGACCCTGCTGGACGCGGCGCGGAACTGTGGCATCTACATCCCCGCCTGCCAGCAGGGCGTTTGCGGAACCTGCCGAATAGCCAAACTATCTGGCGAGGTTGCCATGGACGATTTAGGCGGACTGAACGCTGAAGAGAAATCGGCTGGCTATGTCCTGGCATGTTGCAGCCGCCCGCGAGGGACGGTTTTGCTCGACGCTTAA
- a CDS encoding TadE/TadG family type IV pilus assembly protein, which produces MGGRTLRIVLDKSGIAAVEFSMLLPILCLVCLGIADGWSYVTSYLQMRAGVKTAANLVMAGASNDTGTQAVALSSWNDKPEDAAVVLVRSYLCGATVVDATTICGGTKLPTVFVQITATGTWVPPFNFGVFPDPRAISHQQVIRVR; this is translated from the coding sequence ATGGGTGGGCGGACCTTGCGCATTGTCCTGGACAAATCCGGGATAGCTGCCGTCGAGTTTTCCATGTTGCTGCCCATCCTGTGCCTCGTCTGCCTCGGCATCGCCGACGGCTGGTCCTACGTGACGAGTTACCTGCAGATGCGCGCGGGCGTTAAAACCGCGGCCAATCTCGTGATGGCCGGCGCGTCCAATGACACCGGAACGCAGGCGGTCGCGCTTTCGAGCTGGAACGACAAGCCCGAGGACGCCGCGGTCGTGCTGGTCCGCTCCTATTTGTGCGGCGCCACGGTCGTGGATGCGACCACCATTTGCGGCGGAACGAAGCTGCCGACCGTCTTCGTCCAGATAACGGCGACGGGCACCTGGGTGCCCCCGTTTAACTTCGGTGTCTTCCCGGACCCGCGCGCGATCAGTCATCAGCAGGTGATCCGTGTCCGCTGA
- a CDS encoding VanZ family protein → MPQSSFYQSMARAAFLSTLAVVLLLALLPDHLLHALGLAFTSHHDKLNHAAAFATLSALGSLGWPQQVVRLAVLLALTGAAIEILQCVTGRDMSVFDWFADCAGMAYGLRTMSWLKEILGEPVI, encoded by the coding sequence TTGCCGCAGTCGAGCTTTTATCAGAGCATGGCAAGGGCTGCCTTTCTCTCCACGTTGGCAGTCGTCCTGCTGCTCGCGCTATTGCCAGACCACTTGCTGCACGCCCTCGGATTGGCCTTTACGTCTCATCACGACAAGCTCAACCACGCCGCCGCGTTCGCCACCTTGTCGGCTTTGGGTAGCCTCGGCTGGCCCCAACAGGTGGTCCGGCTGGCGGTTCTACTTGCTTTAACGGGCGCAGCGATCGAAATCCTTCAATGCGTCACAGGGCGTGACATGAGTGTCTTCGACTGGTTTGCCGACTGCGCCGGAATGGCATACGGGCTGAGAACCATGAGCTGGCTAAAGGAGATTCTAGGGGAACCGGTTATTTGA
- a CDS encoding pilus assembly protein TadG-related protein encodes MSRLRRATNGNVAVIVAFTLPVVVGGAGLGVETSFWYYSSLKLQAVADAAAYAGALEKVAGSDNPTIIAAATQSATSNNFATPGTIQVNTPPLSGPNTAKKAVEVIVKQNLDRYFTAIFNQAPVAEQARAVALINDASKACVLALSPSASQAALFSGNTTVNLTGCSVMSDSIASDAIKTQGSAVLKADCLITVGGMVLNNPATTVCKSNITRALPAADPFSGLATPTAGNPCKNVNGNKTSQTLQPGTYCSGMSLSGNVTLQPGVYVVQGGMKVNANAVVAGSGVTIFMAGSNTVSMNGNAKVTLSAPTSGAYSGVLFYGDRTGTAAQSTFNGTADSLLTGAIYFPRQQVNYLGNFSGNGGCTQVIADTIQWSGSTTIKQDCASLGMKNIPATQSVQLVE; translated from the coding sequence TTGAGCCGCCTAAGGCGCGCCACGAACGGTAACGTTGCCGTCATCGTTGCCTTCACCTTGCCGGTCGTGGTTGGCGGCGCCGGCCTCGGTGTGGAGACATCCTTCTGGTATTACAGCAGCCTTAAGCTGCAGGCCGTTGCCGATGCCGCGGCCTATGCCGGCGCGCTCGAGAAAGTCGCGGGTTCCGATAACCCGACCATCATCGCCGCCGCCACGCAGTCCGCGACCTCGAACAATTTTGCCACGCCGGGCACGATCCAGGTCAACACGCCGCCATTGTCCGGCCCGAACACCGCGAAGAAGGCAGTAGAGGTCATCGTCAAGCAGAACCTCGACCGCTACTTCACGGCGATTTTCAACCAGGCGCCCGTTGCCGAACAGGCAAGGGCGGTGGCGCTGATCAATGACGCCTCCAAAGCTTGCGTGCTGGCGCTCAGTCCGTCGGCCTCCCAGGCTGCGCTCTTTTCCGGCAACACCACCGTCAACCTCACCGGCTGTTCGGTCATGTCGGACTCGATTGCCTCGGACGCCATAAAGACGCAGGGCTCGGCGGTGCTCAAGGCCGACTGCCTGATCACGGTCGGCGGCATGGTGCTGAACAATCCAGCGACCACAGTCTGCAAGTCCAACATCACCCGAGCCTTGCCGGCAGCCGATCCTTTCTCCGGCTTGGCGACGCCGACAGCCGGCAACCCTTGCAAGAATGTCAACGGCAACAAGACGTCGCAAACACTCCAGCCTGGCACCTACTGTAGCGGCATGAGCCTCAGCGGCAACGTCACCCTGCAGCCCGGCGTCTACGTCGTGCAGGGCGGTATGAAGGTCAACGCCAACGCGGTCGTCGCCGGCAGCGGGGTAACCATCTTCATGGCAGGCAGCAACACCGTCAGCATGAACGGCAACGCCAAGGTGACGCTGAGCGCGCCTACCTCCGGAGCCTATTCCGGCGTGCTGTTCTACGGCGACAGGACCGGGACTGCGGCACAGAGCACCTTCAACGGCACAGCGGACTCGCTTTTGACCGGCGCCATCTATTTTCCCAGGCAGCAGGTCAACTACCTTGGCAACTTCTCGGGGAACGGCGGCTGCACTCAGGTCATCGCCGACACAATCCAGTGGTCAGGCAGTACGACCATCAAGCAGGACTGCGCCAGCCTCGGGATGAAGAACATTCCGGCGACGCAATCCGTTCAGCTCGTCGAGTAG